A genome region from Streptomyces sp. NBC_01296 includes the following:
- a CDS encoding universal stress protein, whose amino-acid sequence MGSITALHRAVTEARRFDAEVLAVMATTPNVHSADHIMVERTMAERALAGVLESVFGTGGRPPGVRFSAVAALGGAGPVLTRTADRDGDLLVVGARRRRLLPGFSTARYCAAHAACPVLVVPLPTLRTQPDVAVVDTSEL is encoded by the coding sequence ATGGGAAGCATCACCGCCCTGCACCGTGCCGTGACCGAGGCCCGGCGCTTCGATGCCGAAGTACTGGCCGTGATGGCGACCACTCCCAACGTCCACAGCGCCGATCACATCATGGTGGAGCGGACCATGGCGGAGCGGGCGCTGGCAGGCGTCCTCGAATCCGTCTTCGGAACGGGCGGCCGCCCTCCCGGTGTCCGCTTCTCGGCCGTCGCCGCCCTGGGCGGCGCCGGACCGGTCCTCACCCGGACCGCCGACCGGGACGGCGACCTCCTCGTCGTCGGCGCCCGGCGACGACGCCTGCTGCCCGGGTTCTCCACCGCACGGTACTGCGCCGCGCACGCGGCGTGCCCCGTCCTCGTCGTCCCCCTCCCGACCCTGCGGACCCAGCCGGACGTCGCCGTGGTCGACACCTCGGAGCTCTGA
- a CDS encoding NUDIX hydrolase has translation MSRVSAADEVLDVVDRDDRVTGRAPRGEVYAGGLLHRCVFVQARDAQGRIFVHRRTASKLVFPSAYDMFVGGVLGAGESYAQAALREAEEELGVQGLAQPVPLFKFLYEGPGGAWWSYVHEVRCDLPVRPQESEVAWHAWLSEEELAEQVADGEWEWVPDGLEAYRRLRAHRESGQ, from the coding sequence ATGAGCCGCGTGAGTGCTGCTGATGAAGTACTGGACGTGGTGGACCGGGACGACCGGGTGACGGGACGGGCGCCGCGGGGCGAGGTGTACGCGGGCGGGCTGCTCCACCGGTGCGTGTTCGTGCAGGCCAGGGATGCGCAAGGGCGGATCTTCGTACACCGGCGGACGGCCTCGAAGCTGGTCTTCCCCTCGGCGTACGACATGTTCGTGGGCGGGGTGCTGGGCGCCGGCGAGAGCTACGCGCAGGCGGCTCTGCGGGAGGCCGAGGAGGAGCTGGGCGTGCAGGGGCTGGCGCAGCCCGTGCCGCTGTTCAAGTTCCTGTACGAGGGGCCGGGCGGCGCCTGGTGGTCGTACGTGCACGAGGTGCGCTGCGATCTGCCGGTGCGGCCGCAGGAGTCGGAGGTCGCCTGGCACGCGTGGCTCTCCGAGGAGGAGCTGGCGGAGCAGGTCGCGGACGGGGAGTGGGAGTGGGTGCCGGACGGGCTGGAGGCGTACCGGCGACTGCGCGCGCACCGGGAGTCCGGCCAGTAG
- a CDS encoding FAD-binding dehydrogenase, which produces MTYDADVIVIGAGLAGLAATAELVDAGRKVILLDQEPEQSIGGQAHWSFGGLFFVDSPEQRRMRIKDSRELALQDWQGTAGFDREEDAWPRRWAEAYVDFAAGEKRPWLHAQGVRFFPVVGWAERGGYDANGHGNSVPRFHITWGTGPGLVEPFERRVRAGVARGLVRLRFRHRVTGLARTAGALDTVTGEILQPSGAVRGTASGREAAGAFSLRAQAVIVTSGGIGGNHDLVRAQWPARLGTPPQRMLSGVPAHVDGLMLGIAEEAGASHINKDRMWHYTEGIENWNPIWARHGIRILPGPSSLWLDATGKRLPVPLFPGFDTLGTLDHIMKTGHDHTWFVLNQRIIGKEFGLSGSEQNPDLTGKSVREVIDRARQAVPGPVKAFMDNGADFVVERDLASLVRGMNAVTKEDLLDEATVRREIVARDREIANPFTKDLQVTAIHGARKYLGDKLIRTAAPHRILDPKAGPLIAVRLSVLTRKSLGGLETDLSSRVLAASGDPLPGLYAAGEAAGFGGGGVHGYRALEGTFLGGCIFSGRAAGRAAAEAVG; this is translated from the coding sequence ATGACGTACGACGCAGACGTGATCGTGATCGGGGCCGGGCTCGCGGGCCTCGCGGCCACCGCCGAGCTCGTCGACGCGGGCCGCAAGGTCATCCTGCTCGACCAGGAGCCCGAGCAGTCGATCGGCGGCCAGGCGCACTGGTCCTTCGGCGGGCTGTTCTTCGTCGACTCGCCCGAACAGCGGCGGATGCGGATCAAGGACAGCCGCGAGCTCGCCCTCCAGGACTGGCAGGGCACCGCCGGTTTCGACCGCGAGGAGGACGCCTGGCCGCGTCGCTGGGCCGAGGCCTACGTCGACTTCGCGGCCGGCGAGAAGCGGCCCTGGCTGCACGCCCAGGGCGTCCGCTTCTTCCCGGTGGTCGGCTGGGCCGAACGCGGCGGCTACGACGCCAACGGCCACGGCAACTCCGTCCCCCGCTTCCACATCACCTGGGGCACCGGGCCCGGCCTGGTCGAACCCTTCGAGCGGCGGGTCCGCGCCGGGGTGGCCCGCGGCCTGGTCCGGCTCCGGTTCCGCCACCGGGTGACGGGGCTCGCCCGGACGGCCGGCGCCCTCGACACCGTCACCGGCGAGATCCTGCAGCCCTCCGGCGCCGTACGGGGCACCGCGAGCGGCCGCGAGGCCGCCGGGGCCTTCTCCCTGCGGGCCCAGGCGGTGATCGTGACCAGCGGCGGGATCGGCGGCAACCACGACCTCGTGCGCGCGCAGTGGCCGGCCCGGCTCGGCACCCCGCCGCAGCGGATGCTCTCCGGGGTCCCGGCGCACGTGGACGGCCTGATGCTGGGCATCGCCGAGGAGGCCGGCGCCAGCCACATCAACAAGGACCGCATGTGGCACTACACCGAGGGCATCGAGAACTGGAACCCGATCTGGGCCAGGCACGGCATCCGCATCCTGCCCGGCCCGTCCTCGCTCTGGCTGGACGCCACCGGCAAGCGGCTGCCCGTACCGCTCTTCCCCGGGTTCGACACCCTGGGCACCCTCGACCACATCATGAAGACCGGCCACGACCACACCTGGTTCGTCCTCAACCAGCGCATCATCGGCAAGGAGTTCGGCCTCTCGGGCTCCGAGCAGAACCCGGACCTGACCGGAAAGTCCGTCCGCGAAGTCATCGACCGGGCGCGCCAGGCGGTACCGGGACCGGTGAAGGCCTTCATGGACAACGGCGCCGACTTCGTCGTCGAGCGCGATCTCGCCTCGCTGGTGCGCGGCATGAACGCGGTCACCAAGGAGGACCTGCTCGACGAGGCGACCGTCCGCCGGGAGATCGTCGCCCGGGACCGGGAGATCGCGAACCCGTTCACCAAGGACCTCCAGGTGACGGCCATCCACGGCGCCCGCAAATACCTCGGCGACAAGCTGATCCGCACCGCCGCCCCGCACCGGATCCTGGATCCCAAGGCGGGCCCGCTGATCGCCGTACGGCTCTCCGTCCTGACCCGCAAGTCCCTGGGCGGCCTGGAGACCGACCTGTCCTCCCGGGTCCTCGCCGCATCCGGCGATCCGCTGCCCGGCCTGTACGCAGCCGGCGAGGCGGCCGGCTTCGGCGGCGGCGGGGTCCACGGCTACCGCGCCCTGGAGGGCACCTTCCTCGGCGGCTGCATCTTCTCGGGCCGCGCGGCGGGTCGCGCCGCGGCCGAGGCGGTGGGCTGA
- a CDS encoding MBL fold metallo-hydrolase — MTAEEPYLVQPASGVYAYVQPDGGWCLNNAGFVSDGGRTLLIDTAATERRALALREAVVAAGVPLPRTVVNTHHHGDHTYGNGVFAAEALILAHDNARTEQLAAGHQLEMIWPTTDFGAIEITPPDLTYNDRTTLHLGGTEVQVIHPGVAHTTGDSIVWLPGQRTVFTGDLVFAEGTPFLAMGSLAGSLRALELLRSLGAETVVPGHGPLTDPSAYEATERYLRYVAELAREGRQKGLTPLEVAREADLGEFGAWRESERLVANLHRAYAELAGEPEGAPLNILAVLQDMTVMNGGTPILCHA; from the coding sequence ATGACCGCCGAAGAGCCGTACCTCGTCCAGCCCGCGAGCGGGGTGTACGCCTACGTCCAGCCGGACGGCGGCTGGTGCCTCAACAACGCCGGCTTCGTGAGCGACGGGGGCCGGACCCTGCTGATCGACACCGCGGCCACCGAGCGGCGGGCGCTGGCCCTGCGCGAGGCGGTCGTGGCGGCCGGGGTCCCGCTGCCGCGCACGGTGGTCAACACCCACCACCACGGCGACCACACGTACGGCAACGGCGTCTTCGCCGCCGAGGCCCTGATCCTCGCGCACGACAACGCACGCACCGAGCAGCTCGCCGCCGGGCACCAGCTGGAGATGATCTGGCCGACGACCGACTTCGGCGCGATCGAGATCACCCCGCCCGACCTCACGTACAACGACCGGACGACCCTCCACCTCGGCGGGACGGAGGTCCAGGTCATCCACCCGGGCGTCGCGCACACCACCGGGGACTCGATCGTATGGCTGCCCGGGCAGCGCACCGTCTTCACCGGCGACCTGGTCTTCGCCGAGGGCACGCCGTTCCTCGCGATGGGCTCGCTGGCCGGTTCGCTGCGGGCGCTGGAGCTGTTGCGCTCGCTGGGCGCGGAAACGGTCGTACCGGGCCACGGGCCGCTGACGGACCCGTCCGCGTACGAGGCCACCGAGCGCTATCTGCGGTACGTGGCCGAACTCGCCCGGGAGGGCAGGCAGAAGGGGCTGACCCCGCTGGAAGTGGCGCGCGAGGCCGACCTCGGCGAGTTCGGGGCGTGGCGGGAGAGCGAGCGGCTGGTGGCGAACCTGCACCGGGCGTACGCGGAACTGGCCGGCGAGCCGGAAGGGGCGCCGCTGAACATACTGGCGGTGCTCCAGGACATGACCGTGATGAACGGCGGGACGCCGATCCTCTGTCACGCGTGA
- a CDS encoding acyl-CoA dehydrogenase family protein: protein MDFAFDARTEELRERLLAFMDEYVYPAEPVAAEQRARLASPWDTPAVFGDLKAEARRQGLWNLFLPDAEHGAGLTNLQYAPLAEITGRSPHLAPMATNCAAPDTGNMEVLAQFGSEEQKKQWLEPLLAGEIRSAFAMTEPEVASSDATNIETRIERSASGDDYVVTGRKWFISGAMNPDCKIFIVMGKTDPEGADPRRQQSMILVPRDTLGVEVRRAMTVYGYEDHDHGGHAEVVFDGARVPAANLIGEEGTGFAIAQARLGPGRIHHCMRLIGMAERAIELMCRRAVGRSAFGKELAAQGVVQNWIADARVTVEQLRLLVLKTAWLMDTVGNRGAHTEIQAIKIATPRAVVRILDDAVQLHGAGGVSQDFPLAELWAAARTLRLADGPDEVHQRSLAHRELKKYTGRS, encoded by the coding sequence ATGGACTTCGCATTCGACGCCCGGACCGAGGAACTCCGCGAGCGGCTGCTCGCGTTCATGGACGAGTACGTCTACCCGGCGGAGCCCGTCGCCGCCGAGCAGCGCGCGCGGCTGGCCTCGCCCTGGGACACCCCGGCCGTCTTCGGTGACCTGAAGGCCGAAGCGCGCCGTCAGGGCCTGTGGAACCTGTTCTTGCCCGATGCGGAGCACGGCGCCGGGCTGACCAACCTCCAGTACGCCCCGCTCGCCGAGATCACCGGCCGCAGCCCGCACCTGGCGCCGATGGCGACCAACTGCGCGGCCCCGGACACCGGGAACATGGAAGTGCTCGCGCAGTTCGGCAGCGAGGAGCAGAAGAAGCAGTGGCTCGAGCCGCTGCTGGCCGGGGAGATCCGGTCCGCCTTCGCGATGACCGAGCCCGAGGTGGCCTCCTCGGACGCGACGAACATCGAGACCCGGATCGAGCGTTCGGCGAGCGGTGACGACTACGTGGTCACCGGCCGCAAGTGGTTCATCTCCGGGGCCATGAACCCGGACTGCAAGATCTTCATCGTCATGGGCAAGACGGACCCGGAAGGCGCCGATCCGCGCCGCCAGCAGTCGATGATCCTGGTCCCGCGGGACACCCTGGGCGTCGAGGTGCGCCGGGCGATGACGGTGTACGGGTACGAGGACCACGACCACGGCGGCCACGCCGAGGTGGTCTTCGACGGGGCCCGGGTCCCGGCCGCGAACCTGATCGGCGAGGAGGGCACCGGCTTCGCGATCGCCCAGGCCCGGCTCGGCCCGGGCCGGATCCACCACTGCATGCGGCTGATCGGCATGGCGGAGCGGGCCATCGAGCTGATGTGCCGGCGCGCGGTGGGCCGCAGCGCCTTCGGCAAGGAGCTGGCCGCGCAGGGCGTCGTACAGAACTGGATCGCGGACGCCCGGGTCACGGTGGAGCAGCTGCGCCTGCTGGTCCTGAAGACGGCCTGGCTGATGGACACGGTCGGCAACCGGGGTGCGCACACCGAGATCCAGGCCATCAAGATCGCGACCCCGCGGGCGGTGGTGCGGATCCTGGACGACGCGGTGCAGCTGCACGGCGCGGGCGGGGTGAGCCAGGACTTCCCGCTGGCCGAACTGTGGGCGGCGGCACGGACGTTGCGGCTGGCGGACGGACCGGACGAGGTGCACCAGCGTTCGCTGGCGCACCGGGAGCTGAAGAAGTACACGGGTCGCTCGTGA
- a CDS encoding APC family permease, whose amino-acid sequence MATGRSTTLSTGPEIRTYKGQDRALRADRLGTAGLLLSVLAASAPLMVVAGVMPTTFGVMGVVGQPLLFVILGIVLALFSIGYAEMSRHVHNAGAFYAYIARGLGPTAGAGASLVALVAYSAMQVGVYGILGFEISGLFATYLHTNVAWWIPALAAVAVTGALGWLKIDLNARVLGVLLLIECALVVVFDVAALGDPGPEGLSLHAFNPETLGGAGLGTALCFCIAAFVGFEQSPVYAEETSKPHIVVSRVMFLAVGFVALFFAFSAWALTVATGPSEVVKTSAEAGPGLLFQLTEGRLGATFTDVLHVLFVTGMFAAMLSFHNVVARYAFAMGREGLLPAAFGRTSAGTGAPATGSLLQTVIATLVVLAFAFTDDKPAGDPTTPVLHLFTWMGSVGALGVTLLMAAASFAVIAFFVRRGTAGAQVWRLVAAGAAGVALLGIAGYTVRDFGVLVGAEEGSALSWLLPGIIGAAVVGGLLYGVVLRRSRPEVHARIGLGNEAFRLDQAAEADPRD is encoded by the coding sequence ATGGCGACGGGCAGATCCACCACGCTCAGCACCGGGCCCGAGATCCGCACCTACAAGGGCCAGGACCGCGCCCTGCGCGCCGACCGCCTCGGCACGGCCGGCCTGCTGCTCTCCGTACTGGCCGCCAGCGCACCCCTGATGGTGGTCGCCGGCGTGATGCCCACCACCTTCGGCGTCATGGGCGTCGTCGGCCAGCCGCTGCTGTTCGTGATCCTCGGCATCGTCCTCGCGCTCTTCAGCATCGGCTACGCCGAGATGAGCCGGCACGTCCACAACGCCGGCGCCTTCTACGCGTACATCGCCCGCGGCCTCGGCCCCACCGCGGGCGCCGGCGCCTCGCTCGTCGCCCTCGTCGCGTACAGCGCCATGCAGGTCGGCGTCTACGGCATCCTCGGCTTCGAGATCTCCGGCCTCTTCGCCACGTACCTCCACACCAACGTCGCCTGGTGGATACCGGCCCTGGCCGCCGTCGCCGTCACCGGCGCGCTCGGCTGGCTCAAGATCGACCTCAACGCCCGCGTCCTCGGCGTCCTCCTCCTCATCGAGTGCGCCCTCGTCGTCGTCTTCGACGTCGCCGCCCTGGGTGACCCCGGCCCCGAAGGCCTCTCGCTGCACGCGTTCAACCCCGAGACGCTCGGCGGCGCCGGACTCGGCACGGCCCTCTGCTTCTGCATCGCCGCCTTCGTCGGCTTCGAACAGTCCCCGGTCTACGCCGAGGAGACCAGCAAGCCCCACATCGTCGTCTCCCGCGTGATGTTCCTCGCCGTCGGCTTCGTCGCCCTCTTCTTCGCGTTCAGCGCCTGGGCCCTCACCGTCGCCACCGGCCCCTCCGAGGTCGTCAAGACCTCCGCCGAAGCCGGCCCCGGCCTGCTCTTCCAGCTCACCGAGGGCCGCCTCGGCGCCACCTTCACCGACGTCCTGCACGTCCTCTTCGTGACCGGCATGTTCGCCGCCATGCTCAGCTTCCACAACGTGGTCGCCCGCTACGCCTTCGCCATGGGCCGCGAGGGCCTGCTCCCGGCCGCCTTCGGCCGCACCAGCGCGGGCACCGGCGCCCCCGCCACCGGCTCCCTCCTGCAGACCGTCATCGCCACCCTCGTCGTCCTCGCCTTCGCCTTCACCGACGACAAGCCGGCCGGCGACCCCACCACGCCCGTCCTGCACCTGTTCACCTGGATGGGCAGCGTCGGCGCCCTCGGCGTGACCCTTCTCATGGCCGCCGCCTCCTTCGCCGTCATCGCCTTCTTCGTCCGCCGCGGCACCGCCGGCGCCCAGGTCTGGCGGCTCGTCGCGGCCGGCGCCGCCGGAGTCGCCCTGCTCGGCATCGCCGGGTACACCGTGAGGGACTTCGGCGTCCTGGTCGGCGCCGAGGAGGGCTCCGCCCTCAGCTGGCTCCTGCCCGGGATCATCGGCGCCGCCGTGGTGGGAGGACTGCTGTACGGGGTCGTCCTGCGGCGCAGCCGCCCCGAGGTACACGCCCGCATCGGGCTCGGGAACGAGGCCTTCCGCCTCGACCAGGCCGCGGAGGCCGACCCCCGCGACTGA
- a CDS encoding ASCH domain-containing protein: MTTHDDLPPALFALPGPLRDSLVAAVLNGAKTTTTGLLTEYEATGDPLPVVGGRMAVMDSAERPVAVLEVTDVRVLPLAEVDLRHALDEGEGYASVAEWRVSHERFWHGPEIREALGDPEFTVADDTLVVAERFRVVERLRTT; this comes from the coding sequence ATGACGACCCACGACGATCTCCCGCCCGCCCTGTTCGCCTTACCCGGGCCCCTGCGCGACAGCCTGGTGGCAGCGGTGCTGAACGGCGCGAAGACCACGACGACCGGGTTGCTGACCGAATACGAGGCCACGGGCGACCCCCTGCCGGTGGTGGGCGGGCGGATGGCGGTCATGGACTCCGCGGAGCGTCCGGTGGCCGTCCTGGAGGTGACGGACGTACGCGTTCTACCGCTCGCGGAGGTGGACCTCCGGCACGCCTTGGACGAAGGCGAGGGGTACGCGTCCGTGGCCGAATGGCGTGTTTCCCACGAGCGGTTCTGGCACGGGCCGGAGATCCGCGAGGCGCTCGGGGACCCGGAGTTCACGGTGGCCGACGACACGCTGGTCGTCGCGGAACGCTTCCGGGTCGTCGAACGTCTACGAACGACCTAG
- a CDS encoding S8 family peptidase has protein sequence MATHKRSRGFRYAAVGAGAATAAAVTLLATPFAGAAAPAEGTVYGLGAPGAISGSYVVILDASANKEQLAKKYGGELKRTYSSGVNGFSAAGLSETEAKRLAADPAVGKVVQNKKFTINATQDNPPSWGLDRIDQTAKAGDKKYNYPDSAGEGVTAYVIDTGIRTTHKDFGGRATSGFDAVDNDDSADDGNGHGTHVAGTIAGTAHGVAKKAKLVAVRVLDDNGSGTTEQVVAGIDWVTQHHSGPSVANMSLGGGADEALDEAVRRAIASGVTFAVAAGNESADAGKGSPARVPEAITVASSTIDDEQSSFSNFGSVVDLYAPGSDITSDWKDSDTATKTISGTSMATPHVVGAAAVYLAGHPSATPAQTAAALTAAATAGAVSNPSPGTANKLLKVAP, from the coding sequence ATGGCAACTCACAAGCGTTCGCGCGGTTTCCGGTACGCAGCAGTCGGCGCGGGAGCCGCCACGGCGGCCGCCGTGACCCTGCTCGCCACCCCCTTCGCGGGGGCGGCGGCACCGGCCGAGGGCACGGTCTACGGACTGGGCGCGCCCGGCGCGATCAGCGGAAGCTACGTCGTCATACTCGACGCATCCGCGAACAAGGAACAGCTCGCCAAGAAGTACGGAGGCGAGCTGAAGCGCACTTACAGCTCCGGGGTCAACGGCTTCTCGGCCGCGGGCCTGAGCGAGACCGAGGCCAAGCGGCTCGCCGCGGACCCGGCCGTCGGCAAGGTCGTGCAGAACAAGAAGTTCACCATCAACGCCACTCAGGACAACCCGCCTTCATGGGGTCTGGACCGGATCGACCAGACGGCCAAGGCGGGCGACAAGAAGTACAACTACCCCGACAGTGCCGGCGAGGGCGTGACGGCGTACGTCATCGACACCGGCATACGCACGACGCACAAGGACTTCGGCGGCCGCGCGACGTCCGGCTTCGACGCGGTGGACAACGACGACAGCGCCGACGACGGCAACGGCCACGGCACGCACGTGGCCGGCACCATCGCGGGGACCGCGCACGGCGTCGCCAAGAAGGCGAAGCTGGTCGCGGTGCGGGTGCTGGACGACAACGGCTCCGGCACCACCGAGCAGGTGGTCGCCGGGATCGACTGGGTCACCCAGCACCACTCGGGCCCCTCGGTGGCCAACATGAGCCTGGGCGGCGGCGCGGACGAGGCGCTGGACGAGGCGGTGCGCCGGGCCATCGCCTCGGGTGTCACCTTCGCCGTGGCGGCGGGCAACGAATCGGCCGACGCCGGGAAGGGCTCCCCCGCTCGGGTCCCCGAGGCGATCACCGTGGCGTCGAGCACCATCGACGACGAGCAGTCCTCGTTCTCGAACTTCGGCTCCGTGGTGGACCTGTACGCGCCGGGTTCGGACATCACCTCCGACTGGAAGGACAGCGACACCGCCACCAAGACCATCTCGGGCACCTCCATGGCCACCCCGCACGTTGTGGGCGCCGCGGCGGTCTACCTGGCCGGGCACCCGTCCGCGACCCCGGCGCAGACGGCCGCGGCGCTGACGGCCGCGGCCACGGCGGGCGCGGTGAG
- a CDS encoding phosphotransferase family protein, which yields MTSASESASAGPRGLDLERLRGHLDRARPGLVAGALRGRLIEGGRSNLTYEITDGTARWVVRRPPLGHVLATAHDMRREHRVIRALHGTAVPVPEPLLLCEDESVLGAPFYVMEYVDGVPYRTAGQLAAIGPERTRRAVLGLVDTLVDLHAVDPEAVGLGDFGRPEGFLDRQLRRWGKQLAASRGRELAGIDELHAALGRTLPDSPAPTVVHGDFRLDNVLIGGPDDTIRAVLDWEMSTLGDPLTDLGLLVMYSSDLGLTDSPVSTTSGAPGHPAPAELIERYAARSGRDTGAIAWYTAFAWFKLAVILEGIHYRYTLGQTVGAGFDRIGELVPVFIEHGLTTLQGLHTSENGQEG from the coding sequence ATGACCTCAGCGTCAGAGTCCGCTTCAGCCGGCCCCCGGGGCCTCGATCTGGAGCGGCTGCGCGGTCATCTCGACCGGGCGCGGCCCGGGCTCGTGGCCGGGGCGCTGCGCGGCCGGCTGATCGAAGGCGGCCGCTCGAACCTCACGTACGAGATCACCGACGGGACCGCCCGCTGGGTGGTGCGCCGCCCGCCGCTCGGCCACGTCCTGGCCACGGCGCACGACATGCGGCGCGAGCACCGGGTGATCCGGGCGCTGCACGGTACGGCCGTGCCGGTGCCCGAGCCGCTGCTGCTGTGCGAGGACGAGTCGGTCCTCGGGGCGCCGTTCTACGTCATGGAGTACGTGGACGGGGTGCCGTACAGGACGGCCGGACAGCTGGCCGCGATCGGCCCCGAGCGCACCCGGCGGGCGGTCCTGGGCCTGGTCGACACCCTGGTCGACCTGCATGCCGTGGACCCGGAGGCGGTGGGCCTGGGCGACTTCGGCCGGCCCGAGGGCTTCCTCGACCGGCAGCTGCGCCGCTGGGGCAAGCAGCTCGCGGCCTCCCGGGGGCGCGAGCTGGCGGGCATCGACGAGCTGCACGCCGCGCTCGGCCGCACCCTGCCCGACTCCCCCGCCCCGACCGTCGTGCACGGGGACTTCCGACTGGACAACGTACTGATCGGCGGTCCGGACGACACGATCCGGGCGGTGCTGGACTGGGAGATGTCCACGCTCGGCGATCCGCTGACCGACCTCGGGCTGCTGGTGATGTACAGCTCGGACCTGGGACTGACCGACTCCCCGGTCAGCACGACGAGCGGCGCGCCCGGCCATCCGGCGCCGGCCGAGCTGATCGAGCGGTACGCCGCCCGCTCCGGCCGGGACACCGGCGCGATCGCCTGGTACACGGCCTTCGCCTGGTTCAAGCTCGCGGTGATCCTCGAGGGCATCCACTACCGCTACACGCTCGGGCAGACGGTGGGCGCGGGCTTCGACCGGATCGGCGAGCTGGTCCCGGTCTTCATCGAGCACGGTCTGACCACCCTCCAGGGCCTCCACACATCCGAAAACGGCCAGGAAGGCTGA
- a CDS encoding YidH family protein: MIDFVKDVRLWFAPQRLRDEGETPDYRFSLANERTFLAWIRTALALVGGGFAVDQFLPDLRWGVRVGMSLALLAVGAACALRAVNHWVRCERAMRRGEDLPLSRFPVVLSLGVGLVAVSMVLVVLLGWTSGP; encoded by the coding sequence GTGATCGACTTCGTCAAGGACGTGCGCCTCTGGTTCGCGCCGCAGCGGCTGAGGGACGAGGGCGAGACCCCCGACTACCGCTTCTCGCTGGCCAACGAGCGGACCTTCCTGGCCTGGATCCGGACCGCGCTCGCGCTGGTGGGCGGCGGTTTCGCGGTGGACCAGTTCCTGCCGGACCTGCGCTGGGGGGTGCGGGTCGGGATGTCCCTCGCGCTGCTCGCGGTGGGCGCGGCCTGTGCGCTGCGGGCGGTGAACCACTGGGTGCGCTGCGAGCGGGCGATGCGGCGCGGCGAGGATCTGCCGCTGTCCCGGTTCCCGGTGGTGCTGAGCCTGGGGGTGGGGCTGGTCGCGGTGTCGATGGTGCTGGTGGTGCTGCTGGGCTGGACGAGCGGGCCGTGA
- a CDS encoding DUF202 domain-containing protein — protein sequence MSSGTAGRDAGLQPERTRLAWRRTTLACSVTAVLALRQALRGSGSPVEVLGAAVIVLIWLAFLGVAHVRMRQLAAVRPPGLAPRAALAAVACTVALSVFAVALIF from the coding sequence ATGTCCTCCGGTACGGCGGGGCGCGACGCGGGCCTGCAGCCCGAGCGGACCCGGCTCGCGTGGCGGCGTACGACGCTGGCGTGCTCGGTGACGGCGGTGCTGGCGCTGCGGCAGGCGCTGCGCGGTTCGGGCTCGCCGGTGGAGGTGCTCGGGGCGGCGGTGATCGTGCTGATCTGGCTGGCGTTCCTGGGGGTCGCGCACGTGCGGATGCGGCAGCTGGCGGCGGTCCGGCCGCCGGGGCTGGCGCCGCGGGCGGCGCTGGCGGCGGTGGCGTGCACGGTGGCGCTGTCGGTCTTCGCGGTGGCGCTCATCTTCTGA